The Candidatus Krumholzibacteriia bacterium genome window below encodes:
- the tmk gene encoding dTMP kinase produces MAGALVAFEGIDQAGKQTQARAVQQHLQSLGLACELRWYPDYETPIGALIRSALVDATPLAPRARTMLFAANRWERDGAVRELLGTHAVVLVDRYSWSNVVYGLAQGYDETWLRGLEAGLAEADLTVFVDIAPEESRRRKARDRDGFERDQALLESARAHYLRFAQQPGWMVVDGMQPPPMVTAAILRGLGARLGARFPPLAALRG; encoded by the coding sequence ATGGCGGGGGCGCTGGTCGCCTTCGAGGGCATCGATCAAGCGGGCAAGCAGACGCAGGCGCGAGCGGTGCAGCAGCACCTGCAGTCTCTCGGCCTCGCCTGCGAGCTGCGCTGGTATCCCGACTACGAGACGCCCATCGGCGCCCTCATCCGCAGTGCCCTCGTCGATGCCACACCGCTGGCACCGCGGGCGCGCACCATGCTCTTCGCGGCCAACCGCTGGGAGCGCGATGGCGCGGTGCGCGAGCTCCTGGGCACCCACGCCGTGGTGCTCGTGGACCGCTACTCCTGGTCGAACGTGGTCTACGGGCTGGCGCAGGGCTACGACGAGACCTGGCTGCGCGGCCTCGAAGCGGGCCTCGCCGAGGCGGATCTCACCGTCTTCGTCGACATCGCTCCGGAGGAATCACGGCGCCGGAAGGCCCGTGACCGCGACGGTTTCGAGCGCGACCAGGCGCTGCTCGAGAGCGCCCGCGCCCACTATCTCCGCTTCGCCCAGCAGCCTGGCTGGATGGTCGTGGATGGCATGCAGCCGCCGCCGATGGTGACTGCCGCCATCTTGCGCGGTCTCGGCGCGCGGCTCGGCGCGCGGTTCCCGCCCCTCGCTGCTTTGCGCGGCTGA